tatgcggaataatattgattaaaacGTTTAATAATCATTAGAGATAATGGAAGCACTCTTAACGCCTACAACATCAgcctttttaaaaattcatttaaatttgatcaTTGCACCCGAAAGACTTTATAATGTCCAAGTAAATTGCATTGAACcttttgaactattttgaatatGCATTAAAGCTCGACGATATGTTTAGTCTGGATTAAACATACATATCACTTGCTTAGGTATCTTATcatcatataaaacaataaaaatgttatataaacgACGTTTACGTATTTGTTTACGCAGACCTCAGGGATACGGAATTCCGTTAAGACCATCAAATGTTAATGTGTTAATCTGAAAGCGATACTCGATATTTtgatgatgaaaacgtgaaATCGCGATGCTACGACCACGAAAACGCGACAAAGTCATAACAAAAAAGCGAAAATACGAAAACACGACGATAATAATGCGATTTACTATATGCCTATtaatttccttttccatatccaacagtgaaaatacagcaggCCGCACTGAAACCGTCGTTTTTCTGATTCTGTATTATGCTAGTCgaggaactactttcgcgtcgCTAAAAAGCGTGACAAAAATAACTGGTAAGTCTTAGATACATTGCATTACCTAATTTTAAACCACCAGTAGCGAGTAAAATATTCAGGGACATTGTACTCGAAGAAACATGAGGGTAAGCACGAAACAGACAACACTTCCGATCTATCTAGAAAACTAGTTGTTTGCGTATTCgaagattataatttataatgtaacGATGAGCAGCTCGCAAATACAGAAAAAGAAGGcaaattcgcgtcatcgatagtaATAGCAATTGACCGACGGACTTGCCTTAGTTCTGCATATAATGATAGTCAAAAACTCAAGCGAATATTCACTTAAAATAGTCTACAGACGATTTGTTTGTACTCGTAAAAAAGCATCGTTTATGTTTGGGGTGTTTCTGCTGTGACTTTGTTTTCGCATAAGCAATCTCCTATTACTTTGTTCAGTTAAGTGGATTCTGTCAATTTTGACTTGTTTCGATGGAGTCCCTtgacttcaatacacaaaagtacCTAATATATTCATACGCGCAAGCCATTTCATATTAAGACATTTGACAGATAGCggtaaattaaaatcaaattgaaatcggaaaataaaaaaagaattaatagtagggtataaaataaatgaaacataaagaTAGGatgcttttctggtgacctgcagCACGTCTTTTTTGGTGAGTTTACATGTATCCGTCGAGACCCGCGTGTTTACACACCAAACTCGACGTCATACAAATCACCAGAAAAGAGAATATTTATgtcttttaatgtttttcttatatCCACTAGAAGTCACAATTAAgacaatattttgtcaacattcccctggGAAAAACATTCACCCAGTTTTAATTTACCCTTCTTACCGTGAACATGTAGTGATCAGGGAAGGTTTGATATACAAATTTCTTTGATCGGTTTAGAAAACTCACAGGAAGCCTTAATTTATAGCGTATTGTGTCAAAATCCTCCCTCTAAACACAAAAGTGGGACGAATCTTGCCAGCCTCACCACAGTCGGTCTGATTTCGGTCACGTTACGCCCCTGAAGTTTGTTATCGGGTTACTCTGGATAATTTCAGGAATCAAAAAGAGATATTCATAGACATATATCATTCagaatataattgttttgaagaaaggCTGTTGTTTACGCACGAACCCCAGGGCCCCGTTTCATTAATGGTCGCATCGCAAAATTAGACTGCGACGTCGCAAATTTGCCGATCGCATCGCAAAATGCGTTTCATCAAAATTGCGACGTCGCAAAGAGCACCTGCTGGTCGCAAATATCGGTGCTTTTTTTGCGACGTCGTACTACCAGTCGCAACTTGACTTTAAGACGCAAAAATGGCCGACGCAGTTGCGGTTATTTTCCAACAACGACGTTGTCGTCGAAGAAAAGTGCCCATAAGGCGAGTTTTTAATGCTCGCATTTCATCGATAGTGGTACGGGATCTTGATTTTGTTTCCCGTTACCGTTTGGATCGGGTGTTGTTTCAAAATTTGCTTGAAACAGTCGGCCAGACTTTGGAAAAGACCTATCGCGGTGGACATACTATTCCTCCCGACACTCAAGTAAGAGTCAAATGTACTTTACATCATTATTTAATGTACTAGTCGGTACGAAATCGAACGGGAAATACGGTGTACATAGGTATGTATGAAATCAACATCCGGTTGACCTTCACCGTCACTGAGCAAAATGCAAATACGTTTGGGATAAATGCAGCTAAGTTTTCCATCTTAGATACGTTTCTTTCTGATAGTTTGGGCATTCATAATGTAGATATACAGCCCCTTTATTGAATTATCTCGTCATTTGCTGTTTAATTCGCTAAATTGTATGTAAATGGACAATTCTATGGATATTGGACATCACAATCTGTCAGACCCAGTTGTCATTTTTAATGTTGACATATCTGTTCTATTTGAAAAGTGGTAGGAAGTGTTTAGTCTTAACAGTACTCAACATGAAAACCAAATATGCTTCTGTCATATCATTGGAGGTATATTAGGTGTTATGAAATGGGTGCCTATAGCCTATAGGTGTCATGTACAATGTAGAGTAAGCCGGAGATTCAAGTAAAACTTTATCATTTCATCATCATTTAAGAGAATACATGGTTCTTGAATTAACCCCAGTGAATACTCTGAATGTAAATGTTTGCGTGTTATTCTCATATTAACATTGAGAAATTATTTCAGGTTCTTGTTGGTCTTCGGTGCCTGGCAAAAGGTGCCTTTTTTTCGGAGGTTGCTGACACACACGGAGTGAGCAGATCGAGTGTCTGCAGAATTATCCATGGATTTGTCGATgcttagtctaaaataatagacgtgttatacgggattcttccaatccctaacgtctaaacgggaatgtgcaaaaaacgggggtgttttaaaaatattgaaattgttttaagtgaagtattttattgttgaaattgatcataaagagtaatattcataatttaccatgtaagtgaaatgttattttgcactaaacaagcatttaatgcataaaaacaagttgtttacctttccaataaaacgaaagttgactgacacaaacaacaattatgcgaaggggaacaactcgatacaatcgtaataactcggcctcctccgacaaagcttcgagatagacctcgttatacaatcgtaacaactcggccatggccgaaatgttccgagcgatttaaaactgtgccctgaagccttgcaggtgcccttcatgtatatatcgttatgttttgacagaatgaaatgaagaaaagccgtcaaactcataattagaagttggatatttattttttgtgtacggaactaaatataaaataacattatctggtaatatttcttgtttttatgatattttatagacgctatatgctttaacccggaatcctgatcggaacaactacccacttttgatactaaacaatttgtacgtgaaggatttgccatatcaaaaatctaaaaaaaatccgtcaacgtacaattatttggactagtcgATGCTGTAATCAACAACGTTGACAATATCAAGTAACATCACTCATTCACCTTTCTGTTCATaattaacatattgatattatatCAATTCTCTACAGAAAATCAAATGCCATTTAGGATAGCATGGTGTGAGTGCATAACATAGTGATGTAATTGTCCACTAAAGGCTGATGTAAGCATACTTGCTTATGACAAAGACGACCAGAATTGGTGCACGGCTTAAGCAATAcaatttttatagatttttacCATGTTCGACAAGTGGGTCTCATCTTGGTACTACATGATGGACTGTGTAtgtaataatacaatgcaaTCTTGTAATAACCCAATAACAACTTTGTTCACAATATTTTTGCTAGACTGTGAATAGTaatgaaataagtatttttgaATTGTTGATATTGTCAAATTCAATGCTCATACCTTTTGTTTCAGAGTTACAGTGataaaacaatcattgtttACTGACACCTATATCCATTCATCTTATACacctagtcattctaaaatgccgtccaggcttttttttttaatgatggttagcctggaacgtcattcataacaaaattcgtaaacatgtaaaaactgtctatgaaatgaaatggtcttcatttgtattctgttgcttaagactgccaataaatacattaattcttatcaataacaatatccattttgtaaattcacaagctatttcttcaaaaaagtaatttaaatacctGATTTCAGTTGACAGGAGCTTTCTTactgccaaaaagaaaaaaggttacacacaactatacTTTAAGGTTTCAATCTGAAGTAGTATTTTTAGTATGGATtaccttcccctaacactatcattatcagttaccacacttttgtacttaatgaatttgaaaaacatttatcgtcACATACAGGATTCAAGATgtatttacaaactattctaTGGGCAATGTGGACAATGCATactattatacacatgtatttaaaataagactaaatattaaaaaaaaaacatgtatatcaacggcATTGTTACACTAagtgaatcaaaatgttttattgtgtaacctattaatcaaaatttgacTTCAACACGACAATCCAAATTTACAATAATCAGAGATTTTGCTgacttatcaatttattatgtgtatatatatagtttcgcTAGAACAGatgtttcatgatgatatttatattaacaaataccttattCCTCACATCAGAAAACCTATACAAAACTCAACTAAAGGGAATCTTCaggaaattactatttttaaaggaattgatagaaaaacataattacagaacattgttgtttgcttttttccCGACTAGAGTGTGTTTTATCGTCAAGCTTAAAGCTTATAGGAAAACAACTAGAGTTAgaattgttgtgtgtttttttaaagaactatATTGGTAAACAGAAGTAATGCTTATGTGTTTAAGGGGTTAAAATATGACAAAGCCGGGACTCTGTGTGAGAATTGGCCTTCATGCCCTTAGAATATGCCTCGGGTTGTTATGGGACACTTGTGCAATCTTCGCcgactttacatttaaaatgtcatcttaTAGAAGGTCATATGCCCAGTTTGTGACGTGAACACGCCAGCGGTTCAAAGagatgctataaaatttaacaaagcttATAAAGGCAAACCGGTAATTTTACCCAGTATTCTAATTTCTGtcatacaaagtaaaagcacacatatagtatttataatgtatggtcGTTTTTAGACGGGAGACTAGGTGCGTGTGGGAAAGGGGAaagaaatgtagaaatgtttttatgtcaaaagatGGCAATCAAAAACCTccaaataattgcagaatttCAAACCGTCATGGCAggtttttgtcaacatacatacaaatggtCGTTCACTGGGTAACACCAGAAAACttactcgcctactggtaggAAAAAGGTAGGTAGGAGAGAGACTGTACAATCACCAGTTGGTACCTGAGGTTGCTCTTACCACAAGTTTGTGACAAGTAGtacttaaaaaagttttttgttgtgtgtcagaatctggatgctttaaagaaaccaaacaaaGGAATATTAAGCATACAAAAGTTCAAAGACATCCAAGTGAGCGCAAATGAGGGGTAAATTACaagaatagaaaataatgatacgaactgaaaaaaatgccatgcatgcaaatgaaaattcttcccatactttgcatgataacattccacaaacttaatgatattgctatttgattcattttgcaaaaactaaaTGTCCTTGTTCCAATATGctaacaaaagtaataaatgtttgtaaacacttcattcttaattgttttttgaataatttacaggTTTACAGTATGTTACCTTAACAAAACTACTGCCAATGACACTACAGCTCGTACTAAGCTGTACTAAAGTAACTAATAGTCATGTGTAACCTTAAGcagagaaaagaaaatgcatttggatATTCTCGGCTACAttcgttaacaaaaacaatggtgtttggtgaattttgatggtgtttgaaaatgtatgttgttttaacaattcggaacgtgattattttataatatatagtgcAATTGATGTAAAAAGGATTACTTTTAACAGGTAcagtgttctttttttgtttaaatagactaaattggaataatttcaataaatgtgcGACCAAATTCTGATcggcattttgaacatgtttacgaattttgttatgaatgacgtccaggctaaccatcattaaaaaaaaagcctggacggcattttagaatgactacttATACACCTATATCTGTTAATGTTATACTTTgcttatatttaaaagaaacactCAAAAATTTGCAGGTTTCCTGTTCAGAGGGATGACCAGATGTCAGTGAAGAGGGGTTTCTACAGGAAGTGTAAATTCCCAAACATTGTAGGTGCTGTTGATGGTACTTTAGTACCGATTCTGGCCCCAACAGCAGATGAAGAGTCATTCGTATGCCGTAAGGGGTTTCATGCCATCAATTGCCAAGCAGTGGCTTCCTCAGACTTGAGGTAGGTGACTTATTCCTTTTGACATGAAATAAATCTTGagatgcaaaaaaacaaaaacaaaataatttaaatgatatacttgcctatttgtttatatatattattagtataacttttctggagcataacttgttgaatgaatttttttgttaaatcaatgatgttaaatgaagaaaatggCTTTGTATtagttaatgttttaattattggcAATTTCAGATTCATTGACATAGTGGCAAAGTGGCCTGGTTCCTCACATGATGCTGGTGTTTTTGACAATTCGGTGTTAAAGGTATAAACAATGCATGGTTAAAGAAGTAATCATGTCTCACAATGTGATTTTACTTCAATGTCATACACAGGTCttgcatattattttaatatgcctTGTTATATAAAGTATATGAACAACTGCAATTATTGTATCTACTGTAAAGCTGGCCTGTTATCTCTTCGAAAGCCcctgtttattttcattctcTTTTTTCGTCTTAATTCATTGAATAAGGGAAGGTACCGATAAAAGgccctgtatatatatatataaagaaatcatGGCTGTGTAAGAAAAGCTTGAAATAAtgtcaatttatataaattttatattacaatgtacatgGAGTGTCACccatatttaatttattctcACTTCAATATGCAATGTATTATATCTACATGTAGGACTATCTAGAAGCAGACTTGGAGGCTGTACTTCTAGGCGACAGTGGGTACCCGCTGAGGCGTTATTTAATTACTCCTATTCTGCACCCATCAAATGAGAATGAGGAGAGGTACAACAGACGCCACAAGACTGCAAGAGAAGTTGTTGAGAGGGCTTTTGGTGTTTTGAAGTCAAGATTTAGGTAagccatttttagctcgactattcgaagaataggtgggctatactactagCCCCAGCTtcagcgtccggttaaagttttagggcaagttaggattttcacttataagtccaatacccttcattcaattgactgtataattcacacagttgttcagtgccatcacatgatgaggttagataactctatattatcttttatacaaattatggcctctgattgactatgaaacttaggttcaagttttaaggcaagttgggatatttattaataacttctatacccttcatttaattgacttaatacttcacataattgttcaggaccatcacccaataaggttacataactccatatcctaaatacaagtgaTGGCTCCTGATTGAcgtaggttaaagttttaggcaattaaaagttaagggcaattTGGgattttagaaaaaacaacCCTCTATACCGTTttttcaatgcacttaaaaaaaatctaaattatttttgaatagtACAAAGACTATATTTTTGAGTATTTCCCGattaactttaaatacaaatggTTTGAATACAACATTCAGCATCACCACATCTAGtaatttttacttaaatgtttatatttgtttgttcagCTATTCATCTGTATTaatggttgtgtttttttgctatataacaattgatttttttccagaTGCCTACACAGATCGGGGGGTGTGCTGCCATTTTCACCAGGAAAGAGCTGTCGGGTTTTTTTAGCCTGCTGTAAACTACACAATCTGTGTATTGACAACAATATGCCACTTCCTGATGCTATTGTTTGTGCAGATGACCAGGGCATTCAACAAAATCAGGAGGCCACAAGACCCGGACTAACCACAAGGGCACAGTACATTCAGCTGCCATAGCTTTACAAGATAGTGTGAACATTCCTTTCAATTTTGTCTATCATCCATAAACAATCTTCTCATTATAAGACTGCATAAGTTTTCATATGCAAATAGATCACATCAAGGATAAGaacagtgcacaagaaccattcacatgtttgcataatttttaatttatcggcctttctttttttattcatacttatttcttgtctggagcagaacttttttatgcattgaCTGGAATTTTCCTACACAGATGGGGAAGTGGTGGACTGCACAATAACCATTACTCTGGCTGGCGTATTTTTAATCTATAGATATTAATTGTTGATATTAATTGTTGGCTTTTTATATTACAAAGTCCATAATTTTTTTGCagtataatacattttaaaaacatcatatcCAGAAAGATGTCATGGTGTAGtccacaagaaccataactctggctgcaatatttgttgttgttttttagaagTGCACAATGCACAAGAACTGTTTCTCTTGACAAAGTTAGATATTTGACAGTAAATTTTGAGGCCTTTGATTATTCtattaaaagctgcactctcattgttaggttgtgtttattatatagaaatttaaatgatcatCAAACTATCTTTTTGTGCCTGCTGTGCCTTGTTCTCTTGCATTAATGTGTccttatttttctaatttttcatCCTTGAACGAGCCAATCTTTGCAaatatccatggaaaccagttatttacgactgctgacaaaa
Above is a genomic segment from Mya arenaria isolate MELC-2E11 chromosome 2, ASM2691426v1 containing:
- the LOC128216573 gene encoding uncharacterized protein LOC128216573, which codes for MADAVAVIFQQRRCRRRKVPIRRVFNARISSIVVRDLDFVSRYRLDRVLFQNLLETVGQTLEKTYRGGHTIPPDTQVLVGLRCLAKGAFFSEVADTHGVSRSSVCRIIHGFVDA
- the LOC128241483 gene encoding putative nuclease HARBI1, translating into MSVKRGFYRKCKFPNIVGAVDGTLVPILAPTADEESFVCRKGFHAINCQAVASSDLRFIDIVAKWPGSSHDAGVFDNSVLKDYLEADLEAVLLGDSGYPLRRYLITPILHPSNENEERYNRRHKTAREVVERAFGVLKSRFRCLHRSGGVLPFSPGKSCRVFLACCKLHNLCIDNNMPLPDAIVCADDQGIQQNQEATRPGLTTRAQYIQLP